A stretch of DNA from Candidatus Poribacteria bacterium:
TATTGAAACCGATACATTTATTGACGTTTGTCTCCGGCGTGCGCGCGAGGCAGAAGCGATTGTGTATGTGCAAACCAGCGTTACAGGCTTTGTCATTCGTGACGGCAATATCGCCGCTGTGAAAACGACCAATGGAGAGTTTTCGTGTGATGTTGTTGTCTTGGCAAGCGGTATTCAAACGACCGAACTGGCTGCTCTGGCACAAGTCAATATTCCGCAGCAACGGAGTCCTGGTATTGTTATTAAGACGACACCGTGTGCTGAAGTTTTACACAATGTGGCAATCATCCACGCACCGTCAACGGATGAAAACCATCAACACCTCCACCTCCGACAATTAGCTGACGGAAGTCTCAGGATCGGGCAGGGAACCCAAGAAGGAATAAACCGTGATGACTCGCAACAGCATGCCGATGCACTTCTTGATCGTGCGAAAACCTATTTGCCAGCGATAGCGGATGCGAAAGCGATTCCGACACCCGTCGGCTATCGCCCGATGCCGATTGACGGGTTTCCAGTACTCGGATTTACAGCATCTGTACCGAATCTTTATATTACGCTCATGCACAGCGGTGTGACGTTGGCACCTTTGGTGGGTGAAATGGCGACATTAGAAATCGCGGATGATGTACAGGTGGATTGGTTTGCGCCTTATCGTCCAGAAAGGTTTAGCGCAAGTCCTGAAAGTTAGGAGCATAGAAGCTGATTTTGTGCCGCCAAATCTACTTTTCATAGTTTTCTGTATATGCTTTTACCAAATCGCCCTTCCGAAAGCCCGGGACAGCCGTAGCACATTCCAGTGCCAGATGTTCGTAATCAATCTCCATCAGACATGCTAAGACGGTAGGGTTTTTCGCTTTCAAAAGTATCCACTGCTTACTCTTTTCACACTGTTTTTCATCTGTCTCTCTACGCGAATAATCCTGCCAGCCTTGGCACGGGACAGCGAAATCGAAGGGGTTCTGAAAGACTTTCAAAGCATCAGGTGTGTTATTGTACTGCCACATCTGGAAATCTTTGTGTCGAATGGGTAACGGTTTATATTGTCGCATATCTGGATGCAGGCTTGCCAAACGTGTCCATATCTGAAATTCGGTGTTTACTGCGTAAGACTTGCCTGTACTGAGGTGGAATGCATCCCTTGGAAGAGGCAATTTACTGATGAAGCGCATATCCGGGTCAAGCTGCTTGTGGGTGGTGAATTTGCGGAAATTGACTGGAACAATAAACGCGACGATGTCTGCTAAACGGGCAGCATGATTAAAAAAGGCTATCGCTAACTTTCCGCGTTTGCCGAACGGTGGATTACTGATGATAGCAGTATCTCTGGGTGCGGATGGAAAATCGGTGACGTTAAAAAAATCTTGGCGTTTCACATCCTTACATTTCGGTACGAGATCGATGCCGAATCTTTTCTTTGCGGGTAAGAGTTTGTAGAACGCACCCGTGCCAGCAGCTGGTTCGATAAAAAAGAGGTCGCTGGGATTCCGATTTAGCGTCGAGAGCGTGTTTGTGAAATGTTCCCAACATGCTCCCGCGACCTCTGATTTAGTGTAAAACTGATCTAATAGGTTCTTCAAACCTTCCACCTTTTAGTACCTCGATACCTGTCAAGGCCGCCCGTCTCAATACATTCAGCCAAGAATTACTCAAAGCGTATCAACCTACCGTCTTTGACAATCAAGACTTTCTCGTTGTAAACTGCGTCCCCGTCAGCATCAAAAGAGAA
This window harbors:
- a CDS encoding FAD-binding oxidoreductase → MSNRIHNSKTKNVVIIGAGIIGATLGYHLSRRNGVTVTLLERDVPGAGASGHSFAWANAFGKDPREYHTLNRRALDMWYRLANQLDADIGIHYGGEMRWENDPQRATQLRERVQQIQTWGYPCRLITSDEILALEPRLHPGTVLAASFSEADIHIETDTFIDVCLRRAREAEAIVYVQTSVTGFVIRDGNIAAVKTTNGEFSCDVVVLASGIQTTELAALAQVNIPQQRSPGIVIKTTPCAEVLHNVAIIHAPSTDENHQHLHLRQLADGSLRIGQGTQEGINRDDSQQHADALLDRAKTYLPAIADAKAIPTPVGYRPMPIDGFPVLGFTASVPNLYITLMHSGVTLAPLVGEMATLEIADDVQVDWFAPYRPERFSASPES